Proteins encoded together in one Shewanella acanthi window:
- a CDS encoding class I adenylate cyclase yields MDQQSQFPEIAERLNQVRIARAQALLSPLQKHLFQLIPYFLHHNALQLPGYTDVKTPCGVHGYVPNSVESLACDVFKLPFMDDAAKYYAFEGVYAMGSTASFGQNKKSDVDIWLVHNAQLTESELALIRCKMTSLTAWFADYQFEVNFYLVHPQQFSDGALSRLGCQSSMAHEHSGSTQHWLLLEEFYRSQIRLAGRTIAWWPDAKLIPGLLYLGNVHELPASEYFGASLWQLYKGLNKPHKALIKVLLLEAYASDYPNSQLLCDRLWQKTLEGDFSTSNDAYYSIYEVIEAYLVKQNDARRLEIVRRCFYLKCGVYLSRADENKDWRYPKMQQLVQDWQWPDSLIQTLDDCEHWHSGQLHWFNDQLNQLLLASYQTLLRFASTHALNEGLRIEELGMLTRKLHTYFSQDEDQIAKLNLLWSRTVAESEVTMVSSDQENRYYLYRQGPSPQNLLGEPAICKGKTPSALMIWACLNGVSTPETKWHDFGQSKVKSRRLTEAAQRLLNFIDHDWRVSKLDLCQPWHFRKLIFVLNLDCDPTIEWRGQEMMVDMMNANVFSLGRKKENMLGALDAICLNSWGEWQCHRFEGETAVLQALAFVTPGLRRATQSVDMDVISCSQKLRPQLKLAVKNLLRQTVRLCRQAQPSSTLVQPLQISHTRYGIFFNALGMAYQDLSDAKSFYQQLSHSHLVQLPRPKLGDDPFTSMPKIIQNFAAKGAIQYFLRQRADNLDVFILDEDNQLSHYVQSGSNMAELVNKVSHHYVFDEYYAAKARFNIPQFFHLVRVAGELTVMPFGVDLTNADVEF; encoded by the coding sequence ATGGATCAGCAAAGCCAGTTTCCTGAGATTGCCGAGAGACTTAATCAGGTTCGTATCGCACGAGCTCAAGCTTTGCTTTCGCCCTTGCAAAAACACTTATTCCAACTCATTCCCTATTTTCTCCACCATAATGCGCTGCAGTTGCCGGGCTATACCGACGTCAAAACCCCCTGCGGTGTTCATGGCTATGTACCTAACTCGGTCGAATCCTTAGCCTGCGATGTCTTTAAGCTGCCATTTATGGATGATGCTGCAAAGTATTATGCCTTTGAGGGCGTGTATGCCATGGGCAGTACTGCTAGTTTTGGCCAAAACAAAAAAAGCGATGTGGATATTTGGCTGGTTCATAACGCGCAGTTGACGGAATCTGAACTGGCATTAATTCGCTGCAAGATGACGAGTCTCACGGCATGGTTTGCTGATTACCAATTTGAAGTGAATTTTTACCTCGTGCATCCGCAGCAATTTAGCGATGGCGCATTGTCGAGATTAGGCTGCCAGTCTTCCATGGCCCATGAACACAGTGGCAGTACTCAGCATTGGTTATTACTGGAGGAGTTTTACCGTAGCCAAATTCGTTTGGCAGGGAGAACCATTGCCTGGTGGCCCGATGCTAAGTTAATCCCAGGATTGCTTTACCTAGGCAATGTACATGAGTTGCCCGCCAGTGAGTATTTTGGCGCCTCACTTTGGCAACTCTATAAGGGGCTGAATAAACCCCATAAAGCACTCATTAAAGTACTGCTACTTGAAGCCTACGCCAGTGACTATCCCAACTCGCAGCTGCTATGCGACAGGTTATGGCAAAAAACACTTGAAGGGGATTTTTCGACCAGTAACGATGCTTATTACTCAATTTATGAGGTCATCGAAGCCTATTTAGTTAAGCAAAACGATGCTCGAAGGTTGGAAATTGTCAGGCGCTGCTTTTATCTCAAATGCGGTGTTTACCTAAGCCGCGCCGATGAGAACAAAGATTGGCGTTATCCTAAGATGCAGCAGTTAGTGCAGGACTGGCAGTGGCCCGACAGTCTTATCCAGACGTTGGATGACTGTGAACATTGGCATAGCGGCCAGCTGCATTGGTTTAACGATCAACTCAATCAATTATTGCTCGCGAGTTATCAGACTCTTTTACGGTTTGCATCGACCCATGCCCTTAACGAAGGGCTGAGGATTGAAGAGCTAGGCATGTTAACGCGCAAGCTACATACCTATTTCAGTCAAGACGAAGATCAGATTGCTAAGCTCAATTTGCTCTGGAGTCGAACGGTGGCCGAGTCCGAAGTGACTATGGTCTCAAGCGATCAAGAAAATCGCTATTACCTTTATCGGCAAGGGCCAAGTCCACAAAACCTATTAGGTGAGCCTGCAATTTGTAAGGGCAAGACACCGTCTGCACTAATGATTTGGGCGTGTTTGAATGGCGTTTCGACGCCTGAGACTAAATGGCACGATTTCGGTCAGAGTAAGGTGAAGTCTCGCCGCTTAACAGAGGCCGCGCAGCGACTGCTGAATTTTATCGACCACGACTGGCGGGTCTCTAAGCTCGATTTGTGTCAGCCCTGGCACTTTAGAAAGCTAATATTTGTGCTCAACCTCGATTGCGACCCCACCATCGAATGGCGCGGCCAAGAGATGATGGTCGACATGATGAATGCCAACGTATTCTCCCTTGGGCGTAAAAAGGAAAATATGCTCGGCGCCTTGGATGCGATTTGTTTGAACAGTTGGGGTGAGTGGCAATGCCATCGCTTTGAGGGCGAAACCGCCGTTTTGCAGGCGCTCGCGTTTGTGACGCCGGGTCTTAGACGTGCTACCCAGAGCGTTGATATGGACGTGATCAGCTGCTCGCAAAAACTCAGGCCACAGCTTAAGTTGGCGGTGAAAAACCTGCTCAGACAAACCGTGCGTCTTTGTCGGCAGGCACAGCCGTCGAGCACCTTAGTGCAACCACTGCAAATCAGTCACACCCGCTATGGCATTTTCTTTAATGCGCTGGGGATGGCCTACCAAGATTTAAGTGATGCAAAGTCTTTTTATCAGCAGTTATCGCACTCGCATTTAGTACAGTTGCCGCGACCTAAACTAGGTGACGATCCTTTTACCAGTATGCCCAAGATTATTCAGAACTTTGCGGCTAAGGGTGCGATTCAATATTTCCTGCGTCAGCGCGCCGACAATTTGGATGTGTTTATCCTCGATGAGGACAATCAGCTGAGTCACTATGTACAGTCGGGCTCGAATATGGCGGAGCTAGTGAACAAAGTGAGTCATCACTATGTATTTGATGAATATTATGCGGCTAAGGCGAGATTTAATATTCCGCAATTCTTCCATTTAGTGCGGGTGGCGGGCGAGCTAACGGTAATGCCCTTTGGGGTGGATTTAACCAATGCAGATGTGGAGTTTTAG
- a CDS encoding uroporphyrinogen-III C-methyltransferase, with protein MDNKHEAQGPESQKLASANPESVEHASDQSEPIKPETADIPPVEATDATAKNEIAAPKIASTQKADSGSTPTRSSWGIRFGVLLALGISACTIGAGFMLYQQLQQQLVLQEGKNTLLQEKLQQALQQPNLRISQLEQQQANDAKTFQDLSKLANGQSQLHERINKLAQRSPTHWMAAEAEYLVNMAGRKLWLEKDPRTATDLLKSADETIAAMNNPALLPIRKALAKDIAATANMKSVDIDGNVLALDALIEQLDKLPLSRNDGEANAEEDTTISADVSDWQANLNKTWKAITQDFITIRHRTADAPALLAPDQQWYLVENIRHKLLQSQLALYRYDAASYRQSLMMAKQWLQTYFDTRAHQTQETIAKIDELAGLELNLITLTSFAAKPLLLQLTSYGELTSEEEPQL; from the coding sequence ATGGATAATAAGCACGAAGCACAAGGCCCTGAGTCGCAAAAATTAGCATCAGCAAACCCAGAATCAGTGGAACACGCATCGGATCAATCCGAGCCAATCAAGCCTGAAACTGCTGACATTCCCCCAGTTGAAGCAACTGACGCGACGGCTAAAAATGAAATTGCAGCACCGAAAATCGCTTCAACGCAAAAGGCCGATTCTGGCTCGACCCCAACCCGCAGTTCTTGGGGGATCCGCTTTGGTGTCTTACTCGCCTTAGGCATATCCGCTTGCACAATCGGTGCAGGCTTTATGCTGTATCAACAATTACAACAGCAATTAGTGCTTCAAGAAGGCAAAAACACTCTACTGCAGGAAAAGTTACAACAAGCGCTTCAGCAACCCAACCTACGTATTAGCCAGCTTGAACAGCAACAAGCTAATGACGCTAAAACCTTCCAAGACCTTTCAAAGTTGGCCAATGGCCAAAGCCAACTTCATGAAAGAATTAACAAGTTAGCCCAGCGTAGCCCAACCCACTGGATGGCTGCTGAAGCGGAATATTTAGTGAATATGGCCGGACGTAAACTCTGGCTCGAAAAGGACCCACGCACCGCCACCGATTTGCTCAAGTCCGCCGATGAAACCATTGCGGCCATGAATAATCCAGCCTTGCTGCCTATTCGTAAAGCTTTAGCTAAGGACATTGCTGCCACTGCAAATATGAAAAGTGTTGATATCGACGGCAATGTACTCGCCCTCGACGCCTTGATTGAACAGCTCGATAAGCTGCCACTGAGCCGTAACGACGGTGAAGCCAATGCCGAGGAAGACACGACTATTTCCGCAGATGTCTCCGATTGGCAAGCAAACCTCAATAAAACTTGGAAAGCCATCACCCAAGACTTTATTACCATTCGCCACCGCACAGCAGATGCCCCAGCACTACTCGCCCCAGATCAACAATGGTATTTAGTTGAAAACATTCGCCATAAACTGCTGCAATCGCAATTAGCCTTGTATCGTTATGACGCCGCTTCGTATCGTCAATCATTGATGATGGCCAAGCAGTGGCTGCAAACCTATTTCGATACACGGGCTCATCAAACTCAAGAAACTATCGCTAAGATTGATGAGCTTGCAGGACTTGAACTCAACCTAATTACCTTGACATCTTTTGCGGCTAAACCACTGTTATTACAGTTAACCAGTTACGGTGAATTGACCTCAGAAGAGGAACCGCAGCTATGA
- a CDS encoding uroporphyrinogen-III synthase, whose protein sequence is MKILLTRPEGRNQSMVDALTERGIDHCVTPLLCVEPTPLLEFSPSHPIATAELIICISANAVSFAESAIQAASINSGNTIAWPQVPYFAVGHATWEAFDTLGIIAMEAPEESQQSEGLLSLDQLQQIQSKNITIIRGVGGRELLAEELSARGANVRYWEVYQRACPKLDGQKIVQQWIDSGIDTIVVTSGEILENLINLVPKELFAWLRSCHIIVPSNRVEAQAHAFGITQVTNANAANSKAVLIALEL, encoded by the coding sequence ATGAAGATCTTACTGACGCGCCCCGAGGGGCGCAATCAGTCGATGGTGGATGCCTTAACAGAAAGGGGCATCGACCACTGCGTGACCCCACTCTTGTGTGTTGAACCTACACCGCTGCTCGAATTTTCTCCCTCCCATCCAATTGCTACTGCAGAGCTAATTATTTGTATCAGCGCCAATGCAGTGAGTTTTGCAGAGAGTGCCATTCAAGCTGCATCAATAAACTCTGGTAACACAATTGCTTGGCCACAAGTTCCCTACTTCGCCGTTGGGCATGCGACTTGGGAAGCATTTGATACGCTCGGCATCATCGCAATGGAAGCGCCAGAAGAGAGTCAGCAGAGTGAAGGTTTACTCAGCCTTGACCAGTTGCAACAAATTCAAAGCAAAAACATCACTATCATTCGAGGGGTTGGCGGGCGCGAATTGCTGGCCGAAGAACTCTCTGCACGTGGTGCCAATGTACGTTATTGGGAAGTCTATCAAAGGGCTTGTCCTAAGCTTGATGGACAGAAAATCGTGCAACAGTGGATAGATTCTGGGATAGATACTATTGTGGTGACTAGTGGTGAAATACTAGAGAACCTAATAAATCTAGTGCCAAAAGAGTTATTTGCATGGCTGCGCTCATGTCATATCATAGTCCCCAGTAACCGAGTAGAAGCTCAAGCTCATGCCTTTGGTATAACCCAAGTCACCAATGCCAATGCCGCCAACAGCAAAGCCGTGCTAATCGCCCTTGAACTTTAA
- the hemC gene encoding hydroxymethylbilane synthase: MSENRIRIATRKSPLAMWQAEFVKAELERIHPGIIVELLPMSTKGDVILDTPLAKVGGKGLFVKELEVAMLEDQADIAVHSMKDVPVDFPEGLGLEVICEREDPRDAFVSNIYKSISELPQGAIVGTSSLRRQCQLRATRPDLIIKDLRGNVGTRLAKLDNGEYDAIILAAAGLIRLKLSERIASFISAEESLPANGQGAVGIECRTNDERVKALLAPLEHLETRYRVIAERAMNTRLEGGCQVPIGAFAEINGEEMTLRGLVGNPDGSEIIEGVITGPKTEATQLGVALADELLSKGAKAILDAVYAKA; the protein is encoded by the coding sequence ATGTCTGAAAATCGTATCCGTATCGCTACCCGCAAGAGCCCGCTCGCCATGTGGCAAGCCGAATTTGTTAAAGCCGAATTAGAGCGCATCCACCCAGGTATCATTGTTGAGCTGCTGCCTATGAGCACTAAGGGTGACGTCATCTTAGACACGCCATTAGCCAAAGTCGGCGGTAAAGGCTTGTTTGTAAAAGAACTCGAAGTCGCCATGCTCGAAGATCAAGCTGACATCGCCGTGCATTCGATGAAAGACGTGCCTGTGGATTTCCCCGAAGGTTTAGGCCTTGAGGTAATTTGCGAACGTGAAGACCCGCGCGATGCCTTCGTCTCAAATATCTATAAATCAATCAGCGAATTACCACAGGGCGCAATCGTAGGCACATCGAGCCTGCGCCGTCAGTGTCAATTACGTGCAACTCGCCCAGATCTCATCATTAAAGACCTTCGCGGTAACGTAGGGACTCGCCTCGCCAAACTCGATAATGGCGAATACGATGCGATTATCCTCGCTGCTGCCGGCCTAATTCGTCTAAAACTGTCTGAACGTATCGCGAGCTTTATCTCTGCCGAAGAATCATTGCCTGCAAACGGTCAAGGCGCTGTCGGTATCGAATGTCGCACCAACGATGAGCGTGTTAAAGCCCTATTGGCGCCACTAGAGCATTTAGAAACCCGCTACCGCGTGATTGCCGAGCGCGCCATGAACACCCGCTTAGAAGGCGGTTGCCAAGTACCAATCGGTGCCTTTGCCGAGATTAATGGCGAGGAGATGACGCTGCGTGGTTTAGTCGGCAACCCTGACGGCAGTGAAATCATCGAAGGCGTGATCACAGGTCCTAAGACCGAAGCCACTCAACTAGGTGTCGCCCTTGCCGACGAGTTATTAAGCAAAGGGGCCAAAGCCATTCTCGACGCCGTTTACGCTAAAGCCTAA
- the cyaY gene encoding iron donor protein CyaY, producing the protein MAMTDTEFHQLADDMFQAIESAIETAIDEQDADVDIDASGNVLQLEFVDGSKIVINKQEPLHEIWVATRFGGYHFGFVDGKWIDGRNGGEFMPFVQESILRQSGIDLSF; encoded by the coding sequence ATGGCCATGACAGATACAGAATTTCACCAGCTCGCCGATGACATGTTCCAAGCGATAGAATCCGCCATTGAAACCGCGATTGATGAACAGGACGCCGATGTCGATATCGACGCCAGCGGCAACGTTTTACAACTGGAATTTGTCGATGGTTCGAAGATCGTCATTAACAAACAAGAACCCCTACACGAAATCTGGGTAGCGACCCGCTTTGGTGGCTATCACTTTGGTTTTGTTGACGGAAAATGGATTGACGGCCGCAACGGCGGCGAGTTTATGCCTTTTGTTCAGGAGTCGATCCTTCGTCAAAGCGGTATCGACTTAAGCTTCTAA
- the dapF gene encoding diaminopimelate epimerase produces the protein MIQFTKMHGLGNDFMVVDGVTQNVFFSPEQIRRLADRNFGIGFDQLLLVEPPYDPDLDFHYRIFNADGGEVENCGNGARCFARFVRSKGLTNKNKIRVSTAVGKMTLRLERDGTVTVNMGVPILEPSQIPFKAKKAEKTYLLQTPQQTFLCGAASMGNPHCVLEVEDVANANVAEIGAMLTKHERFPRGVNVGFMQVVNSGYIKLRVYERGAAETLACGTGACAAVVVGQIQGKLDQQVRVDLPGGTLTINWEGEGKPLWMTGPAQHVYDGQIQL, from the coding sequence TTGATCCAATTCACTAAGATGCACGGGCTGGGCAATGACTTTATGGTGGTCGACGGTGTCACTCAGAATGTGTTCTTTTCGCCTGAGCAAATTCGTCGCTTAGCCGACAGGAATTTCGGCATTGGTTTCGACCAGTTACTCTTGGTCGAGCCGCCCTATGATCCCGATTTGGATTTTCATTACCGTATCTTCAACGCCGATGGGGGCGAAGTTGAAAACTGTGGTAACGGCGCCCGCTGTTTTGCCCGTTTCGTGCGTAGCAAGGGACTGACTAATAAGAATAAAATTCGCGTCAGCACCGCCGTGGGTAAGATGACATTGCGCCTCGAGCGCGATGGCACAGTGACCGTTAATATGGGCGTGCCTATTCTCGAACCGAGCCAAATTCCTTTCAAGGCCAAAAAAGCCGAGAAAACTTATCTCCTGCAAACACCGCAGCAAACCTTCCTTTGCGGTGCCGCTTCTATGGGCAATCCCCACTGCGTGCTTGAAGTTGAAGATGTGGCCAATGCTAATGTGGCCGAAATCGGCGCTATGCTGACGAAACATGAGCGTTTTCCTCGCGGAGTCAACGTTGGATTTATGCAGGTCGTAAACTCAGGCTATATTAAGTTAAGGGTTTATGAGCGCGGCGCGGCCGAAACCTTGGCCTGTGGTACGGGTGCCTGTGCAGCTGTAGTTGTTGGTCAAATCCAAGGCAAGTTAGATCAGCAGGTTAGAGTAGATTTACCCGGTGGCACTTTAACCATCAATTGGGAAGGCGAAGGCAAGCCACTGTGGATGACGGGCCCTGCGCAGCACGTATATGACGGACAAATTCAGTTATGA
- the lptM gene encoding LPS translocon maturation chaperone LptM, with product MLRKMRLFLLLLLGSLFITACGQKGPLYKSSAAEVTQPKKLKTPKSVATEAQPSAVSQAEAEKTQ from the coding sequence ATGTTGAGAAAAATGAGACTGTTTTTATTGTTATTGCTTGGTAGCCTATTCATCACGGCATGCGGCCAAAAAGGGCCTCTGTACAAATCCTCAGCAGCAGAGGTGACTCAGCCTAAAAAACTTAAAACGCCAAAGAGCGTGGCGACTGAGGCACAGCCGAGTGCGGTAAGCCAAGCAGAAGCTGAAAAAACACAATAA
- a CDS encoding heme biosynthesis HemY N-terminal domain-containing protein, translating to MIKALIFLGVVLIGLCLSPWVVGNTGYVYITAGDYQLETSLVFGIFMLIIFYALFQILEWLVIGAINLLLRSRFIPQQWRKRSAKKNTLIGALALAEEDWPAAERAMIKGADNGELPALNLLAAARAAQYQNKITERDGYLARAAAQPHAETAVATTRTRYLLKQGDLAQARTELDKLAPTSKSKTPILKLALELYRAQEDWDALKLLLPILKKRQLLDDAQFDALTLETNTALLKVAGMKGEEALEQCWQWLSRSERNQSEYLSIYAVALCRFNKREQALKLVSKKLRSSPEAPLLTVIPQITTAHDLEIRKQLLKHEITHENNADYQICLAQLYEQTRDIKEAKTCWQNVCRIAPNKASWLALARIQEQLGEQANANQSYRQAVNL from the coding sequence ATGATTAAGGCACTCATTTTTCTTGGAGTTGTGCTTATAGGACTCTGTCTTAGTCCTTGGGTTGTTGGTAATACAGGTTATGTTTATATCACAGCCGGCGATTACCAACTCGAAACTAGCTTAGTCTTTGGCATCTTTATGCTGATCATTTTCTACGCCCTCTTCCAAATACTGGAATGGCTAGTGATTGGCGCGATTAATTTATTACTTCGCAGCCGTTTTATTCCCCAGCAGTGGCGTAAACGTTCAGCGAAAAAGAACACCCTTATCGGTGCACTGGCCTTGGCGGAAGAAGATTGGCCTGCAGCTGAGCGGGCAATGATTAAGGGGGCTGACAACGGTGAGCTACCGGCACTGAATTTATTAGCCGCAGCAAGGGCTGCTCAATATCAAAATAAAATAACTGAGCGCGATGGCTATCTTGCACGTGCTGCAGCACAGCCCCATGCTGAAACCGCAGTCGCGACCACTCGCACCCGCTATTTACTCAAGCAAGGCGACCTCGCTCAAGCCCGCACAGAGCTCGATAAATTAGCACCTACCAGCAAGAGTAAGACGCCCATTCTTAAACTCGCGTTGGAACTTTACCGCGCACAAGAAGATTGGGATGCGCTTAAGCTACTACTGCCCATTCTAAAGAAACGTCAACTCCTTGATGACGCGCAATTTGATGCCTTAACATTGGAGACAAACACCGCGTTACTTAAAGTTGCAGGTATGAAAGGTGAAGAGGCACTAGAACAGTGCTGGCAATGGCTAAGCCGCAGTGAGCGAAATCAATCTGAATACCTTTCAATTTATGCCGTGGCACTGTGCCGCTTTAATAAAAGAGAACAGGCATTAAAGTTAGTTTCGAAAAAACTACGTAGCTCACCTGAAGCTCCGCTGTTAACTGTCATTCCTCAAATCACGACTGCCCATGATCTCGAGATCCGTAAGCAGCTGCTTAAGCATGAAATTACCCATGAGAATAATGCTGACTATCAAATTTGCTTAGCCCAACTCTATGAGCAGACAAGGGATATAAAAGAAGCCAAGACATGTTGGCAAAACGTGTGTCGTATCGCACCTAACAAAGCATCCTGGCTAGCCCTCGCCCGCATTCAAGAACAATTGGGTGAACAGGCAAATGCCAACCAAAGCTACCGCCAAGCAGTGAACCTCTAA
- a CDS encoding DUF484 family protein gives MTETMIPQSNLPFDELIIREYLLDNPDFFNRYPELLLAMRLPHLDRGAVSLVERRQELLRQRVAQLEEEITSLLAMAARNEKIFVFNTELSFKLLDCVNLESLKEVLADSLKEQFHFTHVRLISVLEADVEMKAIWEQRLRKQYYFGRLTQQEAKRLFGSEVGSVALVKLADDMPVIFAVASQDAAHFHPDMDNTLLEQLRRLLAHMLAKL, from the coding sequence ATGACAGAGACAATGATACCGCAGTCTAATCTGCCTTTTGATGAGTTGATCATTCGCGAGTATCTGCTCGACAATCCGGATTTTTTTAATCGTTATCCCGAGCTGTTATTGGCGATGCGTTTGCCTCACCTCGACCGTGGGGCGGTATCTTTGGTTGAGCGTCGCCAGGAGCTGTTGCGTCAGCGAGTCGCCCAGTTAGAGGAAGAGATCACCAGCCTCCTAGCTATGGCCGCCCGTAACGAGAAAATTTTCGTATTCAACACTGAGTTGTCGTTTAAGTTGCTCGATTGCGTGAATTTAGAGTCGCTTAAAGAAGTACTCGCGGATAGTTTGAAAGAGCAGTTCCATTTTACCCATGTGCGTCTTATCAGCGTGCTCGAAGCCGATGTCGAGATGAAAGCCATTTGGGAACAGCGCCTTCGTAAACAGTATTACTTTGGTCGCTTAACCCAGCAGGAAGCCAAGCGTTTATTCGGCAGTGAAGTGGGCTCGGTAGCGCTTGTGAAGTTAGCCGATGATATGCCGGTGATTTTTGCCGTGGCGAGTCAGGATGCCGCCCATTTCCACCCCGATATGGATAACACCTTACTCGAACAACTACGCCGATTATTGGCCCATATGTTGGCTAAGCTCTGA
- the xerC gene encoding tyrosine recombinase XerC yields MSEPCSQYLQQFETYMRSERQLSAHTVRNYLYELQRGSELLPEGINLINVGREHWQQVMAKLHRQGLSPRSLSLWLSAIKQWGEFLLRAEVISLNPAKGLSAPKQAKPLPKNIDVDSLSHLLEIDSDDPLALRDKAIMELFYSSGLRLAELAALDVQSIQYDQHEVRVVGKGNKDRIVPVGRVAIKALKAWLNCREAIACEDNALFVTQQGKRLSHRSIQVRMNKWGQEQALAMRVHPHKLRHSFATHMLESSADLRAVQELLGHENLSTTQIYTSLDFQHLAKVYDSAHPRAKKQQDK; encoded by the coding sequence ATGTCTGAACCTTGCAGCCAATATTTACAGCAGTTTGAGACCTATATGCGCTCGGAGCGCCAACTCTCGGCGCACACTGTCCGCAATTATCTCTATGAATTGCAGCGCGGCAGCGAGTTGCTGCCCGAAGGCATTAACCTTATTAACGTTGGGCGTGAGCATTGGCAGCAGGTGATGGCCAAGTTACACCGCCAAGGGCTAAGCCCGCGCTCTCTTTCATTGTGGTTATCCGCCATCAAGCAATGGGGCGAGTTTTTACTGCGGGCCGAAGTTATCAGCCTTAATCCTGCCAAGGGGTTAAGTGCGCCTAAACAGGCTAAGCCGCTGCCGAAAAATATCGATGTCGATTCCTTAAGTCACCTGTTAGAAATCGATAGTGACGATCCCCTCGCGCTGCGTGACAAAGCCATTATGGAGCTGTTTTATTCCAGCGGTTTACGTTTAGCGGAATTAGCCGCGCTCGATGTGCAAAGTATCCAGTACGACCAACATGAAGTGCGCGTAGTGGGTAAGGGCAATAAGGATCGTATCGTCCCTGTTGGAAGAGTGGCGATTAAGGCGCTGAAAGCTTGGTTAAATTGCCGCGAGGCTATTGCCTGTGAGGATAACGCGCTGTTTGTGACCCAGCAGGGTAAAAGGTTATCCCACCGCAGTATTCAAGTACGAATGAACAAATGGGGCCAAGAGCAGGCACTGGCGATGCGAGTGCACCCTCACAAACTCAGGCATTCCTTTGCGACCCATATGCTTGAATCCAGTGCCGATCTGCGGGCGGTACAGGAGTTACTGGGCCATGAGAATTTGTCGACCACCCAAATCTACACTAGCTTGGATTTTCAGCATTTAGCTAAGGTGTATGATAGTGCCCATCCGAGGGCGAAAAAACAGCAGGATAAATGA
- the lysA gene encoding diaminopimelate decarboxylase, with translation MDHFLYQNNTLHAEGCQVNDLAKTYGTPLYIYSRATLERHWHAFNNAVASHPHLICYAVKANSNLAVLNVLARLGSGFDIVSGGELARVIEAGGDPAKVVFSGVGKTVAEMEQALNLGIYCFNVESSAELEQLNEVAGRLDKVAPVSLRVNPDVDAGTHPYISTGLKENKFGIAMDEAEVVFARAHELPNLKVKGVDCHIGSQLTEIQPFLDAMDRMLALIDRLAAQGIVIEHFDVGGGLGVTYDDETPPHPDVYAAALLERLGDRQLKLIFEPGRAIAANAGIFVTEVLYLKENSDKNFAIVDGAMNDLIRPALYSAWQNIIPVNPRNEPTHKFDIVGPVCETGDFLGKDRDLAIAAGDLLVVRSSGAYGFAMASNYNTRPRAAEVMVDGDKAYLVREREKLAQLWQGEQLLP, from the coding sequence TTGGATCACTTTCTCTACCAAAATAACACCCTACATGCTGAAGGCTGTCAGGTTAACGATTTAGCTAAAACCTATGGCACCCCACTGTACATTTATTCACGCGCAACCTTAGAGCGTCACTGGCACGCGTTTAATAATGCGGTGGCCAGCCACCCGCATTTGATTTGTTACGCGGTAAAAGCCAACTCTAACTTAGCCGTACTTAATGTGCTGGCGCGCCTTGGCAGTGGTTTTGATATCGTCTCTGGTGGTGAACTTGCCCGTGTTATTGAGGCCGGTGGTGATCCTGCGAAAGTCGTGTTCTCGGGCGTAGGTAAAACCGTTGCTGAAATGGAGCAAGCATTAAACCTAGGTATTTACTGCTTTAACGTCGAATCGAGCGCCGAGCTTGAGCAACTCAACGAAGTTGCGGGCCGTTTAGATAAAGTTGCCCCAGTGTCTCTGCGCGTTAACCCAGACGTAGATGCTGGTACTCACCCCTATATTTCGACGGGTCTTAAGGAAAACAAATTCGGTATCGCGATGGATGAGGCCGAAGTCGTGTTTGCCCGCGCCCATGAATTACCGAATCTTAAGGTGAAAGGCGTGGATTGCCATATCGGTTCACAACTCACAGAGATTCAACCTTTCCTCGATGCGATGGACAGAATGTTAGCCTTGATAGACCGTTTGGCCGCGCAAGGTATTGTGATTGAACATTTCGACGTCGGTGGCGGGTTAGGCGTGACCTATGACGATGAAACACCACCGCACCCAGATGTTTATGCGGCAGCGCTGCTGGAACGTTTAGGTGATCGTCAGCTTAAGCTCATTTTTGAGCCAGGCCGCGCCATTGCCGCGAATGCGGGGATTTTCGTGACTGAGGTGCTGTATCTTAAGGAAAACAGCGACAAGAACTTTGCGATTGTCGATGGCGCAATGAACGATTTAATTCGTCCAGCGCTTTATAGTGCTTGGCAGAACATTATTCCTGTGAATCCGCGCAATGAGCCAACCCACAAATTCGATATCGTGGGCCCAGTGTGCGAGACCGGTGACTTTTTAGGTAAAGACCGTGACTTAGCCATCGCCGCAGGTGACTTATTAGTCGTGCGTTCGAGCGGTGCCTACGGTTTTGCCATGGCGTCTAACTACAATACCCGTCCGCGTGCGGCCGAGGTGATGGTCGATGGTGACAAGGCTTATCTCGTGCGTGAGCGAGAAAAATTAGCGCAACTGTGGCAAGGTGAGCAGCTGCTGCCTTAG